One Delphinus delphis chromosome 3, mDelDel1.2, whole genome shotgun sequence genomic region harbors:
- the FST gene encoding follistatin isoform X1, which produces MVRPRHQPGGLCLLLLLLCQFMEDRSAQAGNCWLRQAKNGRCQVLYKTELTKEECCSTGRLSTSWTEEDVNDNTLFKWMIFNGGAPNCIPCKETCENVDCGPGKKCRMNKKNKPRCVCAPDCSNITWKGPVCGLDGKTYRNECALLKARCKEQPELEVQYQGKCKKTCRDVFCPGSSTCVVDQTNNAYCVTCNRICPEPTSEQYLCGNDGVTYSSACHLRKATCLLGRSIGLAYEGKCIKAKSCEDIQCTGGKKCLWDFKVGRGRCSLCDELCPESKSEEPVCASDNATYASECAMKEAACSSGVLLEVKHSGSCNSISEDTEEEEEDEDQDYSFPISSILEW; this is translated from the exons ATGGTCCGTCCCAGGCACCAGCCCGGCGGGCTctgcctcctgctgctgctgctctgccAGTTCATGGAGGACCGCAGTGCCCAGG CTGGGAACTGCTGGCTCCGCCAAGCAAAGAATGGCCGCTGCCAGGTCCTGTACAAGACAGAACTGACCAAGGAGGAGTGCTGCAGCACCGGCCGCCTGAGCACCTCATGGACCGAAGAGGACGTAAATGACAACACGCTCTTCAAGTGGATGATTTTCAATGGGGGCGCCCCCAACTGCATCCCCTGTAAAG AAACGTGCGAGAACGTGGACTGTGGGCCCGGGAAAAAATGCCGAATGAACAAGAAGAACAAACCCCGCTGCGTCTGCGCCCCAGATTGTTCTAACATCACCTGGAAAGGCCCAGTCTGTGGGCTGGACGGAAAAACCTACCGCAACGAATGTGCACTCCTCAAGGCCAGATGTAAAGAGCAGCCGGAACTGGAAGTCCAGTACCAGGGCAAATGTAAAA AGACCTGTCGGGATGTTTTCTGTCCAGGCAGCTCCACATGCGTGGTGGACCAGACTAATAATGCCTACTGTGTGACATGTAACCGCATTTGCCCAGAGCCCACCTCTGAACAGTATCTCTGTGGGAATGATGGAGTAACCTACTCCAGCGCCTGTCACCTGAGAAAGGCTACCTGCCTACTGGGCAGGTCTATTGGATTGGCCTATGAGGGAAAGTGTATCA AAGCAAAGTCCTGTGAGGATATCCAGTGCACTGGTGGAAAAAAGTGTTTATGGGATTTCAAGGTTGGCAGAGGCCGGTGTTCCCTCTGCGATGAGCTGTGCCCTGAGAGTAAGTCTGAGGAGCCTGTCTGTGCCAGTGACAATGCCACCTACGCCAGCGAGTGTGCCATGAAGGAAGCGGCCTGCTCTTCAGGCGTGCTGCTGGAAGTGAAGCACTCCGGATCTTGCAACT CCATTTCGGAAGACAccgaggaagaggaggaagatgaagaCCAGGACTACAGCTTTCCTATATCTTCCATTCTAGAGTGGTAA
- the FST gene encoding follistatin isoform X2: protein MVRPRHQPGGLCLLLLLLCQFMEDRSAQAGNCWLRQAKNGRCQVLYKTELTKEECCSTGRLSTSWTEEDVNDNTLFKWMIFNGGAPNCIPCKETCENVDCGPGKKCRMNKKNKPRCVCAPDCSNITWKGPVCGLDGKTYRNECALLKARCKEQPELEVQYQGKCKKTCRDVFCPGSSTCVVDQTNNAYCVTCNRICPEPTSEQYLCGNDGVTYSSACHLRKATCLLGRSIGLAYEGKCITKSCEDIQCTGGKKCLWDFKVGRGRCSLCDELCPESKSEEPVCASDNATYASECAMKEAACSSGVLLEVKHSGSCNSISEDTEEEEEDEDQDYSFPISSILEW from the exons ATGGTCCGTCCCAGGCACCAGCCCGGCGGGCTctgcctcctgctgctgctgctctgccAGTTCATGGAGGACCGCAGTGCCCAGG CTGGGAACTGCTGGCTCCGCCAAGCAAAGAATGGCCGCTGCCAGGTCCTGTACAAGACAGAACTGACCAAGGAGGAGTGCTGCAGCACCGGCCGCCTGAGCACCTCATGGACCGAAGAGGACGTAAATGACAACACGCTCTTCAAGTGGATGATTTTCAATGGGGGCGCCCCCAACTGCATCCCCTGTAAAG AAACGTGCGAGAACGTGGACTGTGGGCCCGGGAAAAAATGCCGAATGAACAAGAAGAACAAACCCCGCTGCGTCTGCGCCCCAGATTGTTCTAACATCACCTGGAAAGGCCCAGTCTGTGGGCTGGACGGAAAAACCTACCGCAACGAATGTGCACTCCTCAAGGCCAGATGTAAAGAGCAGCCGGAACTGGAAGTCCAGTACCAGGGCAAATGTAAAA AGACCTGTCGGGATGTTTTCTGTCCAGGCAGCTCCACATGCGTGGTGGACCAGACTAATAATGCCTACTGTGTGACATGTAACCGCATTTGCCCAGAGCCCACCTCTGAACAGTATCTCTGTGGGAATGATGGAGTAACCTACTCCAGCGCCTGTCACCTGAGAAAGGCTACCTGCCTACTGGGCAGGTCTATTGGATTGGCCTATGAGGGAAAGTGTATCA CAAAGTCCTGTGAGGATATCCAGTGCACTGGTGGAAAAAAGTGTTTATGGGATTTCAAGGTTGGCAGAGGCCGGTGTTCCCTCTGCGATGAGCTGTGCCCTGAGAGTAAGTCTGAGGAGCCTGTCTGTGCCAGTGACAATGCCACCTACGCCAGCGAGTGTGCCATGAAGGAAGCGGCCTGCTCTTCAGGCGTGCTGCTGGAAGTGAAGCACTCCGGATCTTGCAACT CCATTTCGGAAGACAccgaggaagaggaggaagatgaagaCCAGGACTACAGCTTTCCTATATCTTCCATTCTAGAGTGGTAA